The Aneurinibacillus migulanus genome contains the following window.
ATCAACTATCTAAATTATCTGACTAATAATCACAAAAAAACGACTATCTATGCTTATTTAAGCAAGAGCAGTCGTTTTTTTCTTAATTAAAAATCTCCTCGGTTAAAGCCTCAATAAATCGATTTTTCAAATAATAAGAACGCAAATCATATAATTTGTGTCAAATTTTTCGACACCCTTTTCTAGTCCTCACTCTTTGCTTATTTGGTACTTTTTTAGTTTATAGTATATTGTCTGCCGTGGAACTTTGAGTATTCTTGCTGTTTTGGCTATGTTGTGGTTTGTTTTATCTAAAATGTCTTGAATAATCTTCTTTTCATAGTTATCCATTAGTTCCAACAAAGACATATCATTTAGCGTTGTTTCATTTTTGCTGCTTGATACTGAATCGATAATGTACTTGGGCAAATGCTCAATCTTAATTTGTGCGCCGCTGACCGTGTTAAATGCACTTTCAATACAATTTTTCAGCTCCCTTACATTTCCCGGCCAGTCATACAAAAATAAAAACGATTTTGCCTTTGACTCGATCTCTTTAACGTTTTCATTAAACGCTTGATTATAGTGCTTAATAAAATGAGTACACAGGTGATCAATATCGTCTTTTCGGCTTCGTAACGGTAAAATTTCCACATTCACAACATTCAAGCGATAAAACAAGTCCGCTCTGAATTTACGCTCAGCTACCAGCCTTTCCGGTCGTTCGTTCGTTGATGCGATAATTCTGACGTCAACGGGTATATCTTTGTTGTCTCCGATTCTCCGAATACTTTTCTCTTCAATCACACGCAACAATTTAACCTGTAAATCAACCGGCATGGAATTGATTTCATCCAGAAAAATGGTCCCACCGTCAGCCATCTCGAAAATTCCTTTTTTATCCTGAGCTCCTGTAAAACTACCCTTCATCGTACCAAACAGTAAGCTTTCAATAAGCGAATCCGGAATCGCCGCACAGTTTTGCGCAATAAACGGACCATTATATCTTTTACTCTCATTATGAATAGAGTGCGCGAATAGTTCCTTCCCCGTCCCGGTTTCCCCATAAATGAAAATGTTCGAATCTCTTGTTGCGGCTTTCTGTAATTTTTCTTTAATCGCTATCAGTTCCGTATTTTTTGTTACAATATCATCAAACGTATATTTGGCATTAAGGTTTGATACAAGTTCATTCACAAATCTTCTCTTGCTTCCATCATTATAGTCATCCATATTTATAGAAACAATCACAGCTCCAAGCAATCCCGACTTATGTTTCAAGGGAAATGCGGAATTTACGGCATTAACCGTAAAATCGTTATTTACTTCGATGGTCTGTATTTCGTTAACAATCGGTTCCCCGGTATCCAATACTTTGAGTATCGTGCTTGTCTCCCTCGTCAGCCAGGGATATACCTCCAAAAGCGACTTTCCTAACACCTCATCGCTTCCCATTCTATTGCATATATCATTATAATTATTGTAATACAAAATATTCCCATCTTTATCCACTATACAAATCAAATCGGTTTGCTTAAAAATTTTTTTCATTTGATTAAGTTGTTTTCGGTAAATAAAAATCTCCTCCTCCCCTAGTGTATAATTATTTTACACATTTTCTAAATATTTTTACACTACCAATGTAAGCATGAAGAGCTAATCTTTACAATTAACACACCCAAGCAGTCCATACGGCAGCTTCAATATACTAGCACTCTGGTAAACAAGCAGAGATGCCTTCAAAAAATAAGCCAGATACGTTCGTATTATTGAGAACACTTTAAAACATAATAAAAACCACAAACAGATTATCGTTGAAAACTTTGGAAAAAGAGGAAGTCGTACAGATGGATTGCTTGAGAGGCTGGAGCAAAACACAATCTCTTCTGCGATTGAAGATACGGATATCGTTCTTATTACGATAGGGGCCAACGATATAATGAGGATTGTGCGAGAGAACTTCAACCATTTAACATATGAACAATTTGTCAACAAACAATTGAGAGCCCTAGCTGAGAAACGAATACAACAAGATTGAAACAGGGGATGTTGCATGTTTGAAAGTCCGCAAACGAAAAACAAATGGAAACAATTATTCTGGATTGTCGTCGGAGTGAACGCTACTGTCATCATAGGAATAATATGGTTGCTTTTTCTCCCTTCTCCCGACATCAATCCTCCTCCTATACAAGAGCCGAACGAAAAAGGGACTGAATTTACCGTATCTTCTACTAAACAAAACTTGAATCAGCTAATGAACAACTACCTGAATACACTATCAAAGAATACGCCTCTTGCTTATACAGTCTCTCTAGGCGAAGACGTCCAATTACGGGGATTTATCGATGTTTTTGAGAGAAAAATTCCGCTTATCGCAACGTTTGAGCCAATCATGCAAAAAAACGGCGATCTTGTATTACGACAAAAATCAATTGCGATAGGCAGACTTCATCTGCCAAAAAGAGCGGTGCTTGAATATGTACGAGATAATTACCCTATGCCTGAATGGATTGGTGTGAATCCGAGTCAGGAAAATATGTACGTAGCCGTTACGAAGATGAAAACCAAAAGCGACTTTAAAATAAAAGTAAAGGAATTTAACCTTACACAAAATCAGCTAATCTTTACCATTAAGGTTCCAAATAAAGCGTTCGGTTTTTAAGATGTTGATACAACTATGCATAGAAATACATTCGGGTTGTGGAAACTTCCCTTTTTCCACAACCCGTTTTATATACGATGTGTCCTCGCTTTACCCTCTCCGCTCGCATACTGCTTTCTCTAATCGAAGCATCGCTTCTTCAAGCATGGCACGAGAGCAGCCGAAATTAATCCGTTGGAAACCTTCTCCCCCTGTGCCAAACGATGCCCCATTGTTAAGCCCTAGTCGAGCCTCTTCTACCATGAATTGTTTCAATTCGCCCCCAGAAAAACCAAGCCTACGGAAATCGAGCCATCCAAGATACGTTGCTTCCGGCACTCGCATTCGTATTTGTGGTAGCCTCTCCTGTAAGAATCGCTCTATGTATACTGCATTTCCCTTTAAATACACAAGCAATTCTTCAAGCCATTCTTCTCCTCCCTTATAAGCGGCAATGCATGCTTCAATACCAAACAGGTTAACATGATCAGTTCCGGCTTTCCTAATTGAAGCCTGCAACCTTTTCAACAGCTCAGCATTCTCGGTGAATGCAATCGAGGTAAACAGCCCCGCTACGTTGAATGTCTTGCTCGGAGAGAGAAATGTAATGCATCTCTCAGATGCCTCTGGTCCAAGTGAAGCAAAAGGAATGTGTGTATCCTTTCCATATACGAGATCAGCATGAATTTCATCTGTTAGAATGAGGATATCCCGTTCGGCGCAAATCGCCGCTACGTGCACAAGCTCTTCTTTTGTCCATACTCTTCCTACAGGATTGTGGGGATTGCACAAAATCAGCAGCTTCGTTCTGTCATCGATTTTGCTCCGTAAATCTTCGAAGTCCATCACATAGTGTCCATCCTGTTCGCGCAATGGATTCTCGATAACATGACGACCACGACTTAACGCGACATTGAAAAATGGCGGGTATACAGGCGGTTGTACAATGATATTATCTCCAGGCCGGGTGAATGCTTCTACTGCTGCATTCAAGCCCGACTCGACACCCGAGACAGCCGTCATCCACTCAGGCTGAACCTTCACGTTAAAACGACGTGTCATCCACTGGGAAGCTGCTTCAAAAAGTGCTTGTGGCGTCCCAGGATAACCATATACCGGATGTCGGGCACGTGCAACTAATGCTTCCGTTACGCACGGCGGAGAAGCAAAGTCCATATCAGCTACCCATAATGGTAAAACATCTCCCGTGCCGAATATACTTTGAAGGTAGTCCCATTTAATAGAGTTTGTAGCTGTATGATTTATCGCTGTATCAAAATCATATTTCATGGATAATGTACACCCTCCAACTTTTTAATCTATACTATAGTATTTTCCAGCATAATGTGTAAAATCCTTTTTTGTCGATGGCTATGTTTTTCAAAAATTGTGCGCAGTATTTTTATACTATATTATTCATATTATAGCCGCTCTTCTATTTTCCATGCTTTTCTTATCCCTGCTTTCTCTTTCGCGTAAGAAAGGAAGGAGAAAATCCGGGGCTAGAAAAAGACACATCAGCCTTTCTTCTACCAGATCGTAGGGCACATCCAACCTCTTCTTTTTTCCGAATCTCCTCCTTCCAACCCCACTCCCCTGTCAAAATATCAAGTATAATTTATATAGATAATGCACGAAAAATTAGCGCTGTATTATGTCCACCAAAGCCAAGCGCATTGCTAAGTACAACGTTTACTTCCTTTTCCCTTGCCTGATTAGGTACATAATCCAAATCACAGTCCGGATCAGGGTCTTCTAGGTTAATGGTTGGCGGTATCATACCCGTATAGATGGCAAGCAATGAAAAAATAGCTTCTACCGCTCCAGCCGCTCCCATCATATGTCCTGTCATCGACTTGGTAGAGCTGATAGGAACACGATAGGCATAATCCTGTAGAAAAGCCTTTAGAGCCTGTGTTTCAAATCTATCATTATATACAGTGCTAGTACCATGTGCATTAATATAATCAATATCGTTTCTGTTAAGTTTTGTCTCTTGAAGCGCCAGTTCCATCGCCCGTATGCTGCCTTCTCCCCCAGGGGCAGGACTTGTAATGTGATAGGCGTCCCCTACAGTTGCATAGCCTATAATTTCTCCATAAATACGCGCATCTCTTCGCAGAGCGGAATCAAGCGATTCTAAAACGAGGGCGCCCGCACCTTCTCCCATAACGAGACCATCTCTTTGTCTGTCAAACGGTCGGCAGGCTGTAGCCGGATCCGAATTAGAAGAAATCGCTCCCATGGCGCAAAAGGCGCCGATTCCAAGAGGGGTAAGCGAAGCTTCAGAACCTCCCGCCACTATCGCATCTGCCTCCCCTCGCTGAATTGCGCGAAAAGAATCTCCAATGGCATTGGCCCCCGAAGCGCAAGATAATACCGTGCATGTATTTATACCTTTGGCACCAAGCGCAATCGAGACCTGACTTGCCGCCATATTACAAATAACGGTTGTGGTTGCAAACGGATACAGATTTTTATATCCTCCCTCCTGCAAACTTTTGTAGCTCTCCTCGAAGCTCTCAATACCACCAATAGCTGTTCCGAACCAGACACCAATACGTTCAGGGGAAATATGTTTTCCGATCGTAAGTTCAGCATCGTTTACCGCCATCAGCGAGGCGGCAACGGCATACTGGGCAAAACGATCCATTCGATGTCGCTTGTTGATCTCTATATAATCGGAAAGATCGAAATTTTTTAGCTCTGCAGCGGTTTTTGCGGAAAAA
Protein-coding sequences here:
- a CDS encoding sigma-54 interaction domain-containing protein, producing the protein MKKIFKQTDLICIVDKDGNILYYNNYNDICNRMGSDEVLGKSLLEVYPWLTRETSTILKVLDTGEPIVNEIQTIEVNNDFTVNAVNSAFPLKHKSGLLGAVIVSINMDDYNDGSKRRFVNELVSNLNAKYTFDDIVTKNTELIAIKEKLQKAATRDSNIFIYGETGTGKELFAHSIHNESKRYNGPFIAQNCAAIPDSLIESLLFGTMKGSFTGAQDKKGIFEMADGGTIFLDEINSMPVDLQVKLLRVIEEKSIRRIGDNKDIPVDVRIIASTNERPERLVAERKFRADLFYRLNVVNVEILPLRSRKDDIDHLCTHFIKHYNQAFNENVKEIESKAKSFLFLYDWPGNVRELKNCIESAFNTVSGAQIKIEHLPKYIIDSVSSSKNETTLNDMSLLELMDNYEKKIIQDILDKTNHNIAKTARILKVPRQTIYYKLKKYQISKE
- a CDS encoding SGNH/GDSL hydrolase family protein, which translates into the protein MVENFGKRGSRTDGLLERLEQNTISSAIEDTDIVLITIGANDIMRIVRENFNHLTYEQFVNKQLRALAEKRIQQD
- a CDS encoding YpmS family protein, whose product is MFESPQTKNKWKQLFWIVVGVNATVIIGIIWLLFLPSPDINPPPIQEPNEKGTEFTVSSTKQNLNQLMNNYLNTLSKNTPLAYTVSLGEDVQLRGFIDVFERKIPLIATFEPIMQKNGDLVLRQKSIAIGRLHLPKRAVLEYVRDNYPMPEWIGVNPSQENMYVAVTKMKTKSDFKIKVKEFNLTQNQLIFTIKVPNKAFGF
- a CDS encoding MalY/PatB family protein, producing the protein MKYDFDTAINHTATNSIKWDYLQSIFGTGDVLPLWVADMDFASPPCVTEALVARARHPVYGYPGTPQALFEAASQWMTRRFNVKVQPEWMTAVSGVESGLNAAVEAFTRPGDNIIVQPPVYPPFFNVALSRGRHVIENPLREQDGHYVMDFEDLRSKIDDRTKLLILCNPHNPVGRVWTKEELVHVAAICAERDILILTDEIHADLVYGKDTHIPFASLGPEASERCITFLSPSKTFNVAGLFTSIAFTENAELLKRLQASIRKAGTDHVNLFGIEACIAAYKGGEEWLEELLVYLKGNAVYIERFLQERLPQIRMRVPEATYLGWLDFRRLGFSGGELKQFMVEEARLGLNNGASFGTGGEGFQRINFGCSRAMLEEAMLRLEKAVCERRG
- the fabF gene encoding beta-ketoacyl-ACP synthase II, yielding MMKRVVITGMGAVTPMGNSVKETWQAAIRGISGIGPLTRFDCTDFSAKTAAELKNFDLSDYIEINKRHRMDRFAQYAVAASLMAVNDAELTIGKHISPERIGVWFGTAIGGIESFEESYKSLQEGGYKNLYPFATTTVICNMAASQVSIALGAKGINTCTVLSCASGANAIGDSFRAIQRGEADAIVAGGSEASLTPLGIGAFCAMGAISSNSDPATACRPFDRQRDGLVMGEGAGALVLESLDSALRRDARIYGEIIGYATVGDAYHITSPAPGGEGSIRAMELALQETKLNRNDIDYINAHGTSTVYNDRFETQALKAFLQDYAYRVPISSTKSMTGHMMGAAGAVEAIFSLLAIYTGMIPPTINLEDPDPDCDLDYVPNQAREKEVNVVLSNALGFGGHNTALIFRALSI